A window of Cryptomeria japonica chromosome 3, Sugi_1.0, whole genome shotgun sequence contains these coding sequences:
- the LOC131874183 gene encoding BURP domain-containing protein 3-like yields the protein MGVAMKETLQACERPAEEGENKFCATSLESLVDLSTSKLGSNRLTVLATNVSKIMSKSVRQDYTIVGVKDEGAAEKDVYYWHSKQYAYAVYYSHKSACTLEAGRRIARVWVKVEDGRTVEAVAVCHKDTSAWIPNNIPFKALNVRLGTPSICLFVPQGDHLWQTAD from the coding sequence ATGGGTGTGGCTATGAAGGAGACTTTGCAAGCATGCGAAAGACCTGCTGAGGAGGGCGAAAACAAGTTCTGCGCAACATCGTTGGAGTCCCTGGTTGACTTGAGCACGTCGAAGTTGGGAAGCAATCGCTTGACTGTGCTGGCCACGAATGTTTCAAAGATCATGTCAAAATCTGTGAGGCAGGATTATACCATTGTGGGAGTGAAAGACGAGGGCGCAGCAGAGAAGGACGTGTATTACTGGCACAGTAAACAATATGCGTATGCTGTGTACTACAGCCATAAGTCGGCATGTACTTTGGAAGCAGGCAGGAGGATCGCAAGAGTTTGGGTGAAGGTAGAAGATGGTAGGACGGTGGAGGCGGTGGCTGTGTGTCACAAGGACACCAGCGCCTGGATTCCCAACAACATCCCATTTAAGGCGCTGAATGTGAGGCTTGGTACCCCCTCTATCTGCCTTTTCGTTCCCCAAGGAGACCACCTGTGGCAGACAGCCGACTGA